GCTCCTGTCAAAAGGCGATGGGGCCGCAGAGGAGGAGCTGCAACCATGAGCATCACTGAGTTCCTCCTCATCCTCGTAATAACGCTCGCCGCAGAGCTCACCGACAAATCCATGGTCGCAGCCGTGCTTTTGAGCAGACGCAATGGAGCAACAAAAACCATCTCTGCCGCCGTCAGCGCCGTCGGCCTAGAGGCCCTCATCGTTGCATTCATCGCCAACTCGATCAGGCTCATCCTCAAGGGCTCCCTCATTCACCTCGTTACCGGCATCGTTCTGACTGGCATCGGGCTGTTGCTTCTTTGGAAGGCTCTTCGCGGCGAGGAGGAAGAATCAGAGGAAGATCAACGATCAAGCAGCTGGCTAAAGATT
This DNA window, taken from Ferrimicrobium sp., encodes the following:
- a CDS encoding TMEM165/GDT1 family protein, coding for MSITEFLLILVITLAAELTDKSMVAAVLLSRRNGATKTISAAVSAVGLEALIVAFIANSIRLILKGSLIHLVTGIVLTGIGLLLLWKALRGEEEESEEDQRSSSWLKIFVIFFLAELGDVTQATTAGFSLATGAPIWVGLAAALGMGISLTAAVALTRFTQHLSQRLLYTLAGLIILLLAGLSFVGVGI